A region of Gadus morhua chromosome 18, gadMor3.0, whole genome shotgun sequence DNA encodes the following proteins:
- the stambpl1 gene encoding AMSH-like protease isoform X1: protein MEGFSFKTLKKLAAEPDYTDVSLSAVERVRALTKMGCSVEINEDITPRRYLRSGVEMERMAAVYLEEGSLENAYVLYNKFITLFVEKLPSHRDYHQCSVPEKQLIMKKLQDVAFPRKDELKKLLHEKYNKEHTEHLRAQSQSVVVDGRVQHPPPHLSFLDRERHRLSLLEEEKQRVASLRRMQIESEQFRFFEDQLRRQELANRKGEELEQKTEHKVPEVTDGSCLSRQPIKNNVRAQGADPNRNKSAVHVSRPAASLTGAQTQRIEGLRRVAIPRDLTYRFLLLADSNTARGIETCGVLCGKLTQNEFLLTHVVVPKQSAGPDFCDMENVEELFSFQDHHNLLTLGWIHTHPTQTAFLSSVDLHTHCSYQLMLPEAIAIVCAPKHNDTGVFKLTSPGMAEVSACRLKGFHPHSKEPVLFTICKHVVVRDSKISVLDLR, encoded by the exons AAGAAGCTGGCTGCGGAGCCGGACTACACGGACGTGTCCCTGAGCGCGGTGGAGCGCGTGCGGGCGCTCACCAAGATGGGCTGCAGCGTGGAGATCAACGAGGACATCACGCCGCGGCGCTACCTCCGCTCGGGGGTGGAGATGGAGCGCATGGCGGCGGTGTACCTGGAGGAGGGCAGCCTGGAGAACGCCTACGTCCTCTACAACAAGTTCATCAC gttgtttGTCGAGAAACTTCCCAGCCATAGGGACTACCATCAGTGTAGTGTTCCAGAGAAACAGCTCATCATGAAG aaacttcAGGACGTGGCGTTTCCCCGTAAGGACGAGCTGAAGAAGCTGCTCCACGAGAAGTACAACAAGGAGCACACAGAGCACCTGAGAGCCCAG agCCAGTCAGTGGTGGTGGACGGGCGTGTCCAGCACCCACCTCCACACCTCTCCTTCTTGGACAGGGAGAGACATCGGCTCTCCCtattggaggaggagaaacagaggGTAGCCTCGCTCAGGCGAATGCAGATAGAATCAGAACAGTTCCGCTTCTTTGAGGACCAACTACGACGGCAGGAATTAGCCAATCGGAAAGGAGAGGAGTTGGAGCAGAAG ACCGAGCATAAAGTGCCTGAAGTGACTGACGGTTCCTGCCTGTCcaggcagccaatcaaaaacaatGTGCGCGCCCAGGGGGCTGACCCCAACAGGAATAAATCGGCTGTGCATGTTAGTAGGCCAGCTGCCTCTCTCACTGGAGCACAGA CCCAGCGTATTGAAGGTTTGAGGAGAGTTGCTATTCCCAGAGACCTGACGTATCGCTTCCTGTTATTGGCCGACTCCAATACGGCTAGGGGGATCGAGACCTGTGGAGTGCTCTGTGGAAAACTG aCCCAGAATGAGTTCCTGCTGACCCATGTGGTGGTTCCTAAGCAGTCCGCCGGGCCAGACTTCTGTGACATGGAGAACGTGGAGGAACTGTTCAGCTTCCAGGACCACCACAACCTGCTAACGCTGGGCTGGATACAT ACCCACCCCACCCAGACAGCGTTCCTGTCCAGTGtggacctccacacacactgctcctaCCAGCTCATGCTGCCTGAGGCCATCGCCATTGTGTGTGCACCCAAACACAACGA TACGGGTGTTTTTAAGCTGACCAGCCCGGGCATGGCCGAGGTGTCGGCCTGCAGACTGAAAGGGTTTCACCCTCACTCTAAAGAGCCGGTTCTGTTTACC ATCTGTAAACATGTGGTCGTGAGGGATTCAAAAATTAGCGTGCTGGACCTCAGGTGA
- the stambpl1 gene encoding AMSH-like protease isoform X2 yields MRCERRRGWKKLAAEPDYTDVSLSAVERVRALTKMGCSVEINEDITPRRYLRSGVEMERMAAVYLEEGSLENAYVLYNKFITLFVEKLPSHRDYHQCSVPEKQLIMKKLQDVAFPRKDELKKLLHEKYNKEHTEHLRAQSQSVVVDGRVQHPPPHLSFLDRERHRLSLLEEEKQRVASLRRMQIESEQFRFFEDQLRRQELANRKGEELEQKTEHKVPEVTDGSCLSRQPIKNNVRAQGADPNRNKSAVHVSRPAASLTGAQTQRIEGLRRVAIPRDLTYRFLLLADSNTARGIETCGVLCGKLTQNEFLLTHVVVPKQSAGPDFCDMENVEELFSFQDHHNLLTLGWIHTHPTQTAFLSSVDLHTHCSYQLMLPEAIAIVCAPKHNDTGVFKLTSPGMAEVSACRLKGFHPHSKEPVLFTICKHVVVRDSKISVLDLR; encoded by the exons AAGAAGCTGGCTGCGGAGCCGGACTACACGGACGTGTCCCTGAGCGCGGTGGAGCGCGTGCGGGCGCTCACCAAGATGGGCTGCAGCGTGGAGATCAACGAGGACATCACGCCGCGGCGCTACCTCCGCTCGGGGGTGGAGATGGAGCGCATGGCGGCGGTGTACCTGGAGGAGGGCAGCCTGGAGAACGCCTACGTCCTCTACAACAAGTTCATCAC gttgtttGTCGAGAAACTTCCCAGCCATAGGGACTACCATCAGTGTAGTGTTCCAGAGAAACAGCTCATCATGAAG aaacttcAGGACGTGGCGTTTCCCCGTAAGGACGAGCTGAAGAAGCTGCTCCACGAGAAGTACAACAAGGAGCACACAGAGCACCTGAGAGCCCAG agCCAGTCAGTGGTGGTGGACGGGCGTGTCCAGCACCCACCTCCACACCTCTCCTTCTTGGACAGGGAGAGACATCGGCTCTCCCtattggaggaggagaaacagaggGTAGCCTCGCTCAGGCGAATGCAGATAGAATCAGAACAGTTCCGCTTCTTTGAGGACCAACTACGACGGCAGGAATTAGCCAATCGGAAAGGAGAGGAGTTGGAGCAGAAG ACCGAGCATAAAGTGCCTGAAGTGACTGACGGTTCCTGCCTGTCcaggcagccaatcaaaaacaatGTGCGCGCCCAGGGGGCTGACCCCAACAGGAATAAATCGGCTGTGCATGTTAGTAGGCCAGCTGCCTCTCTCACTGGAGCACAGA CCCAGCGTATTGAAGGTTTGAGGAGAGTTGCTATTCCCAGAGACCTGACGTATCGCTTCCTGTTATTGGCCGACTCCAATACGGCTAGGGGGATCGAGACCTGTGGAGTGCTCTGTGGAAAACTG aCCCAGAATGAGTTCCTGCTGACCCATGTGGTGGTTCCTAAGCAGTCCGCCGGGCCAGACTTCTGTGACATGGAGAACGTGGAGGAACTGTTCAGCTTCCAGGACCACCACAACCTGCTAACGCTGGGCTGGATACAT ACCCACCCCACCCAGACAGCGTTCCTGTCCAGTGtggacctccacacacactgctcctaCCAGCTCATGCTGCCTGAGGCCATCGCCATTGTGTGTGCACCCAAACACAACGA TACGGGTGTTTTTAAGCTGACCAGCCCGGGCATGGCCGAGGTGTCGGCCTGCAGACTGAAAGGGTTTCACCCTCACTCTAAAGAGCCGGTTCTGTTTACC ATCTGTAAACATGTGGTCGTGAGGGATTCAAAAATTAGCGTGCTGGACCTCAGGTGA